A window from Hemicordylus capensis ecotype Gifberg chromosome 2, rHemCap1.1.pri, whole genome shotgun sequence encodes these proteins:
- the DIMT1 gene encoding probable dimethyladenosine transferase isoform X1 has protein sequence MPKVKTKPHSRQLRREGKGLGAGIRFNTGLGQHILKNPLIVNSIIEKAGLYPTDVVLEVGPGTGNMTVKMLEKVIACELDLKLAGELQKRVQGTPLANKLEIKIGDVLKSDLPFFDACVANLPYQISSPFVFKLLLHRPFFRCAVLMFQREFALRLVAKPGSPLYCRLSVNTQLLARVDHLMKVGKNNFKPPPKVESSVVRIEPKNPPPPVNFQEWDGLLRIVFVRKNKTLAAVFNSNAVKQLLEQNYRIHCSQNNLEIPEDFNIGTLVQGILKDTGYSEKRARVMDIDDFISVLHGFNAKGIHFS, from the exons ATGCCGAAAGTAAAGACGAAGCCCCATTCCCGGCAACTACGCCGAGAAGGAAAAGGTCTCGGAGCAG GTATCCGTTTCAACACTGGACTCGGccagcatattttaaaaaatcccctcaTTGTTAACAGCATTATAGAAAAG GCTGGCTTATACCCTACAGATGTTGTTCTAGAAGTTGGTCCTGGCACTGGCAACATGACAGTGAAAATGTTAGAAAAG GTCATTGCTTGTGAGCTTGATCTAAAGCTTGCTGGTGAACTACAGAAGAGAGTCCAGGGCAC GCCATTGGCTAACAAACTGGAAATAAAGATCGGAGATGTCTTGAAAAGTGATCTACCTTTTTTTGATGCCTGTGTTGCTAACTTACCATATCAA ATTTCTTCACCTTTTGTTTTTAAGCTGTTGCTGCATCGGCCTTTCTTCAG GTGCGCAGTGCTTATGTTTCAGAGAGAATTTGCTCTTCGCTTGGTCGCAAAACCTGGCTCCCCACTATACTGCAGGCTCTCTGTTAATACTCAGTTACTAGCCCGTGTTGATCATCTGATGAAA GTTGGAAAGAACAACTTTAAGCCACCACCCAAAGTTGAATCCAGTGTTGTGAGGATAGAACCAAAGAACCCTCCTCCACCAGTCAACTTTCAG GAATGGGATGGTCTATTAAGAATAGTCTTCGTCAGGAAAAACAAGACTCTCGCAGCAGTTTTTAA TTCAAATGCTGTGAAGCAGCTGCTGGAACAGAATTACCGAATACACTGTTCACAAAATAACTTG GAAATTCCTGAAGATTTCAATATTGGAACTCTAGTACAGGGAATCCTAAAAGACACCGGATACTCAGAAAAACGTGCACGCGTGATGGATATCGACGATTTCATCAG TGTTCTCCATGGCTTCAATGCAAAAGGCATCCATTTCTCCTGA
- the DIMT1 gene encoding probable dimethyladenosine transferase isoform X2: MPKVKTKPHSRQLRREGKGLGAGIRFNTGLGQHILKNPLIVNSIIEKAGLYPTDVVLEVGPGTGNMTVKMLEKVKKVIACELDLKLAGELQKRVQGTPLANKLEIKIGDVLKSDLPFFDACVANLPYQISSPFVFKLLLHRPFFRCAVLMFQREFALRLVAKPGSPLYCRLSVNTQLLARVDHLMKVGKNNFKPPPKVESSVVRIEPKNPPPPVNFQEWDGLLRIVFVRKNKTLAAVFNSNAVKQLLEQNYRIHCSQNNLEIPEDFNIGTLVQGILKDTGYSEKRARVMDIDDFISVLHGFNAKGIHFS, translated from the exons ATGCCGAAAGTAAAGACGAAGCCCCATTCCCGGCAACTACGCCGAGAAGGAAAAGGTCTCGGAGCAG GTATCCGTTTCAACACTGGACTCGGccagcatattttaaaaaatcccctcaTTGTTAACAGCATTATAGAAAAG GCTGGCTTATACCCTACAGATGTTGTTCTAGAAGTTGGTCCTGGCACTGGCAACATGACAGTGAAAATGTTAGAAAAGGTGAAAAAg GTCATTGCTTGTGAGCTTGATCTAAAGCTTGCTGGTGAACTACAGAAGAGAGTCCAGGGCAC GCCATTGGCTAACAAACTGGAAATAAAGATCGGAGATGTCTTGAAAAGTGATCTACCTTTTTTTGATGCCTGTGTTGCTAACTTACCATATCAA ATTTCTTCACCTTTTGTTTTTAAGCTGTTGCTGCATCGGCCTTTCTTCAG GTGCGCAGTGCTTATGTTTCAGAGAGAATTTGCTCTTCGCTTGGTCGCAAAACCTGGCTCCCCACTATACTGCAGGCTCTCTGTTAATACTCAGTTACTAGCCCGTGTTGATCATCTGATGAAA GTTGGAAAGAACAACTTTAAGCCACCACCCAAAGTTGAATCCAGTGTTGTGAGGATAGAACCAAAGAACCCTCCTCCACCAGTCAACTTTCAG GAATGGGATGGTCTATTAAGAATAGTCTTCGTCAGGAAAAACAAGACTCTCGCAGCAGTTTTTAA TTCAAATGCTGTGAAGCAGCTGCTGGAACAGAATTACCGAATACACTGTTCACAAAATAACTTG GAAATTCCTGAAGATTTCAATATTGGAACTCTAGTACAGGGAATCCTAAAAGACACCGGATACTCAGAAAAACGTGCACGCGTGATGGATATCGACGATTTCATCAG TGTTCTCCATGGCTTCAATGCAAAAGGCATCCATTTCTCCTGA